From the genome of Streptomyces sp. V1I1, one region includes:
- a CDS encoding Dps family protein, with amino-acid sequence MTVIKSTLPEPALQVTGDALQGTLVDLLGLSLMAKQAHWNIVGPRFRSIHLQLDEVVAAARSYADTVAERAAALGISPDGRVATVAETGSVADPKEGWLQDTAVVSLLVEALEETVVRLRDRIAATEESDLVTQDLLIQITASLEKQRWMFQAENSPL; translated from the coding sequence ATGACTGTTATCAAGAGCACCCTTCCCGAACCTGCACTTCAGGTCACCGGGGACGCGCTGCAGGGCACGCTCGTCGACCTGCTGGGGCTCTCGCTCATGGCCAAGCAGGCGCACTGGAACATCGTGGGCCCGCGCTTCCGCAGCATCCACCTCCAGCTCGACGAGGTGGTCGCCGCGGCACGCTCCTATGCGGACACCGTCGCGGAGCGCGCGGCGGCACTGGGCATCTCCCCGGACGGGCGCGTCGCGACGGTCGCCGAGACCGGCTCGGTGGCCGATCCCAAGGAGGGCTGGCTGCAGGACACCGCAGTCGTGTCCCTGCTGGTCGAGGCGTTGGAGGAAACGGTCGTACGGCTGCGAGACCGGATCGCCGCGACGGAGGAGTCCGACCTGGTGACCCAGGACCTGCTGATTCAGATCACGGCCTCGCTGGAGAAGCAGCGCTGGATGTTCCAGGCGGAGAACTCGCCGCTCTGA
- a CDS encoding CBS domain-containing protein, protein MAQFVREVMTFGVVAVRPDASLVEAARLMRAQDIGDVLVADGDRLVGVITDRDIAVRVIADGNDPLTVSAGSVCTRDPVCVSPDDGIAAAARLMRSRAVRRLPVVEDGRPVGVVSIGDLAVSENPDSALAEISLANPNSEG, encoded by the coding sequence ATGGCACAGTTCGTGAGGGAAGTCATGACGTTCGGAGTGGTGGCGGTACGGCCCGACGCTTCGCTGGTCGAAGCGGCCCGGCTGATGCGCGCCCAGGACATCGGAGACGTACTGGTCGCCGACGGCGACCGGCTGGTCGGAGTCATAACCGACCGTGACATCGCGGTGCGGGTGATCGCGGACGGCAACGATCCGCTGACCGTCAGCGCCGGCTCGGTGTGCACGCGCGACCCGGTGTGCGTGAGCCCCGACGACGGGATCGCGGCCGCGGCCAGACTGATGCGCAGCCGTGCGGTACGCCGGCTGCCTGTGGTGGAGGACGGCCGTCCGGTCGGCGTGGTCAGCATCGGAGACCTCGCTGTCTCCGAGAACCCGGACTCGGCGCTCGCCGAGATCAGCCTGGCAAACCCGAACAGTGAGGGGTGA
- a CDS encoding type 1 glutamine amidotransferase domain-containing protein yields MLVAFLTAPEGVEQIELTDPWEAVTDTGDTPRLISTKPGRVQAFNHLDKADTFPVDLTVADANVDEYGGLVLPGGVANPDALRMDERAVAFVRAFFDSGKPVAAICHAPWTLVEADVVRGRTLTSWPSLRTDIRNAGGEWVDEQVRVCDAGPNVLITSRKPADLKAFSAAFTAEFAKS; encoded by the coding sequence ATGTTGGTCGCATTTCTGACCGCACCCGAAGGCGTGGAGCAGATTGAACTCACCGATCCGTGGGAGGCGGTCACCGACACCGGAGACACGCCCCGGCTGATCTCTACCAAGCCCGGCCGGGTGCAGGCCTTCAACCACCTCGACAAGGCGGACACCTTCCCGGTCGACCTGACCGTCGCCGACGCCAACGTGGACGAGTACGGCGGCCTCGTGCTGCCCGGCGGCGTGGCGAACCCCGACGCGCTGCGCATGGACGAGCGGGCGGTGGCGTTCGTGCGGGCCTTCTTCGACTCGGGCAAGCCGGTGGCGGCGATCTGCCATGCTCCGTGGACGCTCGTCGAAGCGGATGTGGTGCGTGGCCGGACGCTGACCTCGTGGCCCAGCCTGCGTACCGACATCCGCAACGCGGGAGGCGAGTGGGTCGACGAGCAGGTGAGGGTCTGCGATGCCGGTCCGAACGTTCTGATCACCAGTCGGAAGCCGGCCGACCTCAAGGCGTTCTCCGCGGCGTTCACGGCGGAGTTCGCGAAGAGCTGA
- a CDS encoding DUF6766 family protein, producing MNRPSGHGMKYRASGADGGPRPRRMRQLQAPIGWAGYLLSADFWSRTLQNWQSARCAGRSVSVDGCGAPARSGGRTTQHDTRRRAA from the coding sequence ATGAACCGGCCGAGCGGCCATGGGATGAAGTACAGAGCTTCGGGCGCGGACGGCGGTCCGCGCCCGAGGCGTATGCGTCAGCTTCAGGCCCCGATCGGGTGGGCCGGCTATCTGCTCTCCGCCGATTTCTGGAGCCGAACGCTGCAGAACTGGCAGTCCGCGCGGTGCGCCGGGCGGTCCGTTTCCGTCGACGGCTGCGGGGCACCCGCCAGGTCCGGAGGGCGCACGACACAACACGACACAAGGAGAAGAGCGGCATGA
- a CDS encoding alpha/beta fold hydrolase — protein MGSFTTTDGTDIHYKDWGSGQPVVFSHGWPLNADAWDNQLRVVAENGFRTIAHDRRGHGRSGQPWQGNDMDTYADDLAQLIEHLGLNEVVLVGHSTGGGEVARYIGRHGTGRVAKAVLLGAVPPQMLKTDANPDGLPIDVFDGIRAGVAADRSQFYQELSEAFFGANRPGSTVSQGTRDAFWLMSMQAGSKAAYDCIKQFSETDFTEDLKRIDVPTLIAHGDDDQIVPIGASAHKSAQLVKDATLKVYPGAPHGLTGDYEQAFTNDLIAFLKG, from the coding sequence ATGGGCAGCTTCACCACCACCGACGGTACCGACATCCACTACAAGGACTGGGGCAGCGGACAGCCCGTCGTCTTCAGCCACGGCTGGCCGCTGAACGCCGACGCCTGGGACAACCAGCTGCGCGTAGTCGCGGAGAACGGCTTTCGCACCATCGCCCACGACCGGCGTGGGCACGGCCGCTCCGGCCAGCCGTGGCAGGGCAACGACATGGACACCTACGCCGACGACCTTGCCCAGCTGATCGAACACCTGGGCCTCAACGAGGTCGTACTGGTCGGGCATTCGACCGGCGGCGGCGAGGTGGCCCGCTACATCGGCCGGCACGGCACCGGCCGCGTCGCCAAGGCCGTACTCCTCGGCGCCGTACCGCCGCAGATGCTGAAGACCGACGCCAATCCCGACGGGCTCCCCATCGACGTCTTCGACGGGATCAGGGCCGGGGTGGCGGCCGACCGGTCGCAGTTCTACCAGGAGTTGAGCGAGGCCTTCTTCGGTGCCAACCGGCCCGGTTCCACCGTCTCGCAAGGCACCCGGGACGCGTTCTGGCTGATGAGCATGCAGGCCGGGTCGAAGGCCGCGTACGACTGCATCAAGCAGTTCTCGGAGACCGACTTCACCGAGGACCTGAAGCGCATCGACGTCCCCACCCTCATCGCGCACGGCGACGACGACCAGATCGTCCCCATCGGCGCCTCCGCCCACAAGTCAGCACAGCTGGTCAAGGACGCCACTCTCAAGGTCTACCCGGGCGCACCGCACGGTCTGACCGGCGACTACGAGCAGGCATTCACCAACGACCTGATCGCCTTCCTCAAGGGCTGA